ttacatttctatatttattcCTCCACTTTTAAGTGCTTTTGCTTTAATGACAAAGAAACAGCTTCAGATTGTCTTTGGTACAAACACTTTTTACAGGagaataaaactaatgataaACACAGTGACTGTCTGCCATAGCAGGTGTCAACACCgtttgagtgtgtttgaagGCAGCAAACTAacctgtgtttaattaaaaactagTATCAGGAATTAAATCTTTTAGCATCAGATCTGTGAACAAACTTCTCATCTCAGTGTCAAAGTCTTTTAATTAGTTTTCTGGaggtttttaaaacatttaggagagaaatgagagagaaaagtcCCGGACCAACGCCTCTCACGGCGGCAGATAGGAGAGGTTTGAAGGCCTCCCAATCCATATTCAAAAACCTTCAGAGCTTTATTTGACTTACACACGCAGAGAAACTCGTTCGCTGTCAGATCGATACGATTATAGATTTGATTAGTTCCGCCAAACGTGTATTTTCTGGGTTTATCggcaaagagaaaacacaagtgtcTCCTGTTCCCGCGGCTCTGTGGAGAGGCCGGCAGGGTTGAGTCTCCACGGTTCTCATGGTGTGTTTAAGTTCCAGTCTTTGCAGGAGAATCTGAATCAGTCCGATCGCTCTCGTTGACAGTGATTGTTTGACAGTACAATGGCAGAAGTCGCCCCAGCCGCACCCGCCGCCGCCGCTCCGGCCAAAGCAGCGAAGAAGAAGGCCGCTAAGCCGAGCAAGAAGACCGGCCCCGGCGCCAGCGAGCTGATCCTGAAGGCCGTGTCCGCGTCCAAGGAGCGGAAAGGTCTGTCCTACGTGGCTCTGAAGAAGTCTCTGGCCGCTCAGGGCTACGATGTGGAGCACAACAGCGCCCACGTCCGACGCGCCATCAAGACCCTGGTGGGTAAAGGCGCCCTGGTCCAGACCAAGGGAACCGGAGCCTCCGGGTCCTTCAAGGCGAGCAAGACCGCCGAGAAGCCCAAGAAGGTGGTGAAGAAGCCCGCCGCCtccgctgccgccgccgccccTAAAGCCAAGAAGCCCGCGGCCAAGAAAGCCGCCGCTAAGAAGCCGGCGGCCGCCAAGAAGCCCAAAGCGGCCAAGACCACCCCGAAGAAGGCCAAGAAacctgccgccgccgccgccaagAAACCCGCAGCGGCCAAGAAAGCTGCAAAGAGCCCGAAGAAGGCCGCCAAGAAGGCGACTACACCCAAGAAGGCTGCGAAGAAGGTGGCGAAGCCCAAAGCTGCCAAGCCCAAGAAGACTGGCGCTAAGAAAGCAGCCAAGAAGTAAATCTACAAACTTtactttaaacacaacaaaaggctcttttaagagccacCCACATATTTCACTAAGAGCAAATGTCCAGCCTCTAACTTACtctttatatattatacaattCCTGCagttgtaaatgtgtttaattgaaAAATTGCTGTGTAAAAGAAGAAACTTGAGAAGATGGCGTTTATtgaatttctatttttatatacagtttatttagTATATTTTTGTATTGGTGACCATCCTGGTTATAAATCACTGCAGTGATTTCTAGATGGACTTAATgatactgtagtttttagaGCAAGTACTTACATTTTTCTTCGGgtcatgacgtttttttcaaatgtcactaCAATTGTCTTGTTTTACTGTCAGTCACAGCTGTGTCACCTGACTTGAGACTTGTGTATATAACTTTCTACTGTTGAACTTGATTgttgttgtattatttatttctatacactttttataa
The sequence above is drawn from the Seriola aureovittata isolate HTS-2021-v1 ecotype China chromosome 22, ASM2101889v1, whole genome shotgun sequence genome and encodes:
- the LOC130163701 gene encoding histone H1-like, encoding MAEVAPAAPAAAAPAKAAKKKAAKPSKKTGPGASELILKAVSASKERKGLSYVALKKSLAAQGYDVEHNSAHVRRAIKTLVGKGALVQTKGTGASGSFKASKTAEKPKKVVKKPAASAAAAAPKAKKPAAKKAAAKKPAAAKKPKAAKTTPKKAKKPAAAAAKKPAAAKKAAKSPKKAAKKATTPKKAAKKVAKPKAAKPKKTGAKKAAKK